In a genomic window of Flavobacterium crassostreae:
- a CDS encoding gamma-glutamylcyclotransferase family protein yields MEKLFAYGTLKDIDVQEKIFGRTLTGTPETLQGYILKEIKIEEEFGMEPYPIIEPSQNPQDSVSGMIYSLSLSELQLADTYEGKFYKRTQVALAPNQTIWVYIAKL; encoded by the coding sequence ATGGAAAAATTATTCGCTTACGGAACTTTAAAAGACATAGACGTCCAAGAAAAAATTTTTGGCAGAACCCTAACCGGAACCCCCGAAACCCTACAAGGCTATATCCTTAAAGAAATCAAAATTGAAGAAGAATTTGGAATGGAACCCTACCCCATTATTGAGCCAAGCCAAAACCCCCAAGACAGCGTTAGTGGTATGATCTATAGCCTGAGCCTATCCGAATTACAATTGGCAGACACCTACGAAGGAAAATTTTATAAACGCACCCAAGTAGCCCTAGCGCCCAACCAAACTATTTGGGTATATATAGCAAAACTATAA
- the trpB gene encoding tryptophan synthase subunit beta, with amino-acid sequence MSYNVNEKGYYGEFGGAYIPEMLYPNVEELRHNYLKITAEPEFQAEFDALLKDYVGRPTPLYFAERLSAQYQTKIYLKREDLCHTGAHKVNNTIGQILLAKRLGKKRIIAETGAGQHGVATATVCALMGLECIVYMGEVDIQRQAPNVARMKMLGAEVRPALSGSKTLKDATNEAIRDWINNPVDTYYIIGSVVGPHPYPDMVARFQSVISKEIQEQLLEKEGQKNPDYVIACVGGGSNAAGAYYHFLDQTDVNIIAVEAAGLGVDSGESAATSALGKVGVIHGSKTLLMQTTDGQITEPYSISAGLDYPGVGPMHANLYATGRAQFISITDAEAMDWGLKLSKLEGLIPAIESAHAFAVLDKMKFKKDDIVVINLSGRGDKDLNTYIDYFKL; translated from the coding sequence ATGTCATACAACGTAAACGAAAAAGGCTATTACGGCGAATTTGGAGGAGCCTACATTCCAGAAATGTTATATCCAAATGTAGAAGAATTGCGTCATAATTATCTAAAAATAACCGCCGAACCTGAATTTCAAGCAGAATTTGATGCCCTCCTAAAAGACTACGTAGGACGGCCTACTCCCTTGTATTTTGCAGAACGTCTATCCGCACAATACCAAACCAAAATATATCTCAAAAGAGAAGATTTGTGCCACACCGGTGCACACAAAGTCAACAACACCATAGGGCAAATTTTACTAGCCAAACGTTTGGGCAAAAAACGCATCATTGCCGAAACCGGAGCCGGACAACACGGCGTAGCAACCGCAACCGTTTGTGCCCTAATGGGTCTAGAATGCATCGTCTACATGGGCGAGGTAGACATCCAACGTCAAGCACCCAATGTAGCACGCATGAAAATGTTAGGAGCAGAAGTACGTCCGGCACTTTCGGGCTCCAAAACCCTAAAAGACGCCACCAACGAGGCCATTAGAGATTGGATCAACAACCCCGTAGACACCTACTACATCATCGGATCCGTAGTCGGGCCACATCCGTACCCAGATATGGTAGCGCGTTTTCAATCCGTAATATCCAAAGAAATCCAAGAACAATTACTCGAAAAAGAAGGCCAAAAAAACCCCGATTACGTAATTGCATGCGTAGGAGGCGGAAGCAATGCCGCAGGAGCCTATTACCATTTTCTGGACCAAACAGACGTGAACATCATTGCCGTCGAAGCCGCTGGTTTAGGCGTAGACTCCGGAGAGAGTGCCGCCACCTCCGCCCTAGGAAAAGTAGGCGTAATCCACGGAAGCAAAACCCTACTAATGCAAACCACAGACGGACAAATTACAGAACCCTACTCCATATCCGCAGGCCTAGACTACCCCGGAGTAGGCCCGATGCACGCCAATTTGTACGCCACCGGAAGAGCCCAGTTTATATCCATCACAGACGCAGAAGCCATGGATTGGGGCTTAAAATTATCCAAACTCGAAGGCCTAATTCCAGCCATAGAAAGCGCCCATGCCTTTGCCGTACTAGACAAAATGAAATTCAAAAAAGACGACATTGTAGTGATCAACCTCTCGGGCCGCGGCGACAAAGACCTAAACACCTACATTGATTATTTCAAACTATAA
- a CDS encoding phosphoribosylanthranilate isomerase: MTNPTQDTHCTPAKKPTTVKIKICGMKYPENILEIAALQPDYMGFIFWEKSARYFDGVLPELPKSIQKTGVFVQETIPNILQKVNQYHLQAVQLHGNESVAYCTELQKTLPKNIQIIKVFSVLETFDFNALKPFEPLCDYFLFDTKGKLPGGNGTSFDWKMLENYPSTKPFFLSGGIGLDQMDAVSKILKTKLPVYAIDVNSKFETEPALKNKSRCLEAINTLNTYQHTNHKK; encoded by the coding sequence ATGACAAACCCAACCCAAGATACCCACTGCACCCCAGCAAAAAAACCCACTACCGTGAAGATAAAAATCTGTGGCATGAAATACCCGGAAAACATTCTTGAAATAGCGGCACTCCAACCCGATTATATGGGATTTATATTTTGGGAAAAATCAGCACGGTATTTTGATGGAGTGCTGCCTGAATTGCCCAAAAGCATCCAAAAAACAGGCGTTTTTGTTCAAGAAACCATACCAAACATTCTCCAAAAAGTAAACCAATACCATTTGCAAGCCGTGCAATTACATGGCAACGAATCCGTGGCTTATTGTACTGAATTACAAAAAACCCTACCAAAAAATATCCAAATAATCAAAGTATTTTCTGTATTAGAAACCTTTGATTTTAACGCACTCAAACCCTTTGAACCCCTCTGTGACTATTTCCTTTTTGATACCAAAGGCAAATTGCCCGGGGGCAACGGAACCAGCTTTGACTGGAAAATGCTAGAGAACTATCCCTCCACCAAACCCTTCTTTCTAAGTGGCGGCATCGGTCTTGACCAAATGGATGCTGTTTCTAAAATTTTAAAAACCAAATTGCCCGTTTACGCCATAGACGTTAACAGCAAATTTGAAACAGAACCCGCATTAAAAAACAAATCCAGGTGCTTAGAGGCAATAAACACCCTAAACACCTACCAACATACCAACCACAAAAAATAA
- the trpC gene encoding indole-3-glycerol phosphate synthase TrpC, with translation MNILDKIIVDKKQEVLLKKSIIPVSQLEASVFFEKKTISLRQNLKNSTTGIIAEHKRRSPSKSVINHGFTVEEVVKGYQNAGACGISVLTDGKYFGGSLDDLLLARASVNMPLLRKEFIVDEYQILEAKAHGADLILLIAAVLTRPEIKALSEFAKNLGLEVLLEIHNLEELEKSIMPSLDLIGVNNRNLKTFEVSLDFSKQLAAQIPDEFVKVSESGISSIKAIQELKPYGYKGFLIGENFMKTDNPGKAATQFIEQLAL, from the coding sequence ATGAACATACTCGATAAAATAATCGTGGATAAAAAACAAGAAGTCCTTCTCAAAAAATCCATCATTCCGGTTTCGCAATTAGAAGCCTCCGTTTTTTTTGAGAAAAAGACCATTTCGTTACGCCAAAATTTAAAAAACAGCACTACCGGAATCATTGCAGAACACAAACGTCGTTCGCCTTCCAAATCCGTAATCAACCACGGTTTTACCGTAGAAGAAGTAGTCAAAGGCTATCAAAATGCGGGTGCCTGCGGCATTTCTGTTTTAACAGATGGCAAATACTTTGGTGGTTCCTTGGACGATTTGCTCCTAGCAAGAGCCTCGGTAAACATGCCGTTATTACGCAAAGAATTTATTGTAGACGAGTACCAAATCTTAGAGGCCAAAGCACATGGAGCCGATTTGATTTTGTTAATCGCTGCCGTTTTAACACGCCCAGAAATCAAAGCATTATCTGAATTTGCCAAAAATTTAGGTCTCGAAGTCTTACTAGAGATACACAATCTAGAAGAACTAGAAAAATCCATCATGCCCAGCTTAGACCTGATTGGAGTAAACAACCGAAATTTAAAAACCTTTGAAGTAAGTTTGGATTTCAGCAAACAACTAGCAGCCCAAATTCCGGATGAATTTGTCAAAGTATCCGAAAGCGGCATCAGTTCTATAAAAGCCATCCAAGAATTAAAACCCTATGGTTACAAAGGGTTTTTGATAGGCGAAAATTTCATGAAAACCGATAACCCTGGCAAAGCAGCAACTCAGTTTATCGAGCAACTAGCACTTTAA
- the trpD gene encoding anthranilate phosphoribosyltransferase yields MKNILNRLISHETLSKEEAKDVLINISNGSYNPSQISAFVTVYMMRSISIAELAGFREALLELCVRVDLSAYNTIDLCGTGGDGKDTFNISTLASFVTAGTGIKVAKHGNYGLSSISGSSNVMENLGVKFSNNPDFIERCIDQAGITILHAPLFHPAMKNVGAIRKELAVKTFFNMLGPMVNPSFPKNQLVGVFNLELARMYAYLYQNTDVNFTILHSLDGYDEIALTSPTKIITPNMEGMLTHETFGVDRVTQSAIKGGKTITESAQIFTDILSGNGTQAQNNVVCANAAMALVTVTKCTPLEGFAQAQESLLSGKALQALKKLQELSK; encoded by the coding sequence ATGAAAAATATATTAAACCGATTAATTAGTCACGAAACGCTTTCAAAAGAAGAAGCTAAAGATGTATTAATAAATATTTCAAACGGAAGTTATAACCCAAGTCAAATTTCAGCATTTGTAACCGTTTACATGATGCGTAGCATTAGTATTGCGGAGCTTGCAGGTTTTCGAGAAGCCCTTTTAGAACTATGTGTTCGTGTGGATTTATCTGCCTACAATACCATTGATTTATGCGGAACTGGCGGAGACGGAAAAGACACCTTTAATATTTCTACACTAGCATCCTTTGTAACAGCAGGAACCGGAATAAAGGTAGCCAAACACGGCAATTATGGTCTTTCATCCATCTCGGGATCCAGCAACGTGATGGAAAACCTAGGCGTAAAATTCAGCAATAATCCAGATTTTATTGAACGTTGTATCGATCAAGCCGGAATTACCATACTGCACGCTCCCCTATTTCATCCAGCCATGAAAAACGTTGGAGCCATACGCAAAGAACTTGCCGTAAAAACCTTCTTTAATATGTTAGGTCCAATGGTAAACCCCTCTTTTCCTAAAAACCAATTAGTAGGCGTTTTTAACCTAGAACTAGCCCGTATGTACGCCTATTTATACCAAAATACGGATGTAAATTTTACTATTTTACACTCCTTAGACGGCTATGACGAAATAGCATTAACTAGCCCAACCAAAATAATTACCCCCAACATGGAAGGCATGTTAACCCACGAAACCTTTGGAGTAGATCGTGTAACACAAAGCGCCATAAAAGGCGGAAAAACAATTACAGAATCTGCACAAATCTTTACAGATATTCTATCTGGCAACGGAACCCAAGCCCAAAACAATGTTGTTTGTGCCAATGCCGCAATGGCCTTGGTTACCGTTACTAAGTGCACTCCTTTAGAAGGTTTTGCCCAAGCCCAAGAAAGTTTACTTTCTGGAAAAGCATTGCAAGCATTGAAAAAATTACAGGAGTTAAGTAAATAA
- a CDS encoding anthranilate synthase component II, translated as MNNHIPTPTVPQSEIRKSVLVIDNYDSFTYNLVHYLEDLNCEVTVYRNDAFTLEEIAHFDKILLSPGPGIPEEAGLLKAVIQKYGPTKSIFGVCLGQQAIGEVYGGTLSNLDKVYHGIATNVKTVVNDELLFEGLGSQFEVGRYHSWVVDPKLPEVLEATSYDENGQVMSLRHKTYDVRGVQFHPESVLTPNGKKMLENWVNSPNPRGE; from the coding sequence ATGAACAACCATATACCTACTCCAACAGTTCCTCAATCTGAGATTAGGAAATCCGTTTTAGTCATAGACAATTACGATAGCTTTACCTACAATTTAGTACATTATTTAGAGGATTTAAACTGCGAGGTTACTGTGTACCGAAACGACGCCTTTACCCTCGAAGAAATTGCTCATTTTGACAAAATATTACTCTCTCCAGGCCCCGGAATACCCGAAGAAGCAGGCTTACTAAAAGCTGTGATCCAAAAGTACGGTCCAACCAAAAGCATTTTTGGTGTATGCCTCGGACAACAAGCCATTGGCGAGGTATACGGCGGCACACTTTCTAACCTAGATAAGGTATACCACGGAATTGCTACCAACGTAAAAACAGTAGTAAATGACGAACTTTTATTTGAAGGTTTAGGCTCCCAATTTGAAGTAGGTCGCTACCATTCTTGGGTGGTAGATCCTAAGCTTCCAGAGGTCTTAGAAGCCACGTCGTATGACGAAAACGGACAAGTCATGTCCCTACGCCACAAGACCTATGATGTCCGAGGAGTACAATTTCATCCAGAAAGCGTATTGACACCCAATGGCAAAAAAATGTTAGAAAATTGGGTCAATAGCCCAAACCCCAGAGGGGAATAA
- a CDS encoding anthranilate synthase component I family protein yields the protein MKSFTLNTKYKQILADTITPVSVYLKIRDKFPNSLLLESSDYHGSDNSFSYICCNPIASIKIENETIYKSYPDGSTSKETITPQTNIPEIIQAFSGQFKSEKNDFKFINNGLFGYISYDAVRYFEKVNIAKKENSNTIPDVYYAVYQNIIAINHFKNQAYIFCHSLKDTNNIAEIEQLLQSRNIATYKFNKDGEGFSNLTDQEFKHNVTLAKKHCFRGDVFQLVLSRRFTQGFKGDEFNVYRALRSINPSPYLFFFDYGDFKIFGSSPEAQIIVKDRKAEIHPIAGTFKRTGDDEKDAVLAKQLSVDKKENSEHVMLVDLARNDLSRNGHHVQVERYREVQFFSHVIHLVSKVTGHLHEKANTMQVVADTFPAGTLSGAPKHRAMQLIEQYEKTNRNFYGGAIGFMDFEGNFNHAIMIRTFLSKNHQLHSQAGAGIVASSDEESEMQEVYNKLRALNAALDLAETI from the coding sequence TTGAAATCATTTACATTAAATACAAAGTACAAACAAATACTCGCAGACACCATTACTCCTGTAAGTGTGTATTTAAAAATAAGAGATAAATTCCCTAACAGCTTGTTGCTAGAGAGCAGTGATTATCATGGGAGTGACAATAGTTTTTCTTACATCTGTTGCAATCCAATTGCTTCCATAAAAATAGAAAACGAAACTATTTACAAAAGCTATCCAGACGGAAGTACCTCCAAAGAAACAATCACACCACAGACCAACATTCCGGAAATAATACAAGCGTTTTCTGGTCAATTTAAATCCGAGAAAAATGATTTTAAATTTATAAATAATGGTCTTTTTGGGTACATTTCTTATGATGCCGTGCGCTATTTTGAAAAAGTCAACATTGCCAAAAAAGAAAATAGCAATACCATCCCAGATGTCTATTATGCCGTTTATCAAAACATTATTGCTATTAATCATTTTAAAAATCAAGCCTATATCTTTTGCCATAGCCTAAAGGATACCAATAATATTGCAGAGATAGAGCAACTCTTACAATCTCGCAACATTGCTACATATAAATTTAATAAAGACGGCGAAGGCTTTTCGAACCTAACAGACCAAGAGTTTAAACACAACGTAACTCTAGCCAAAAAACACTGTTTTAGAGGGGATGTATTTCAGTTGGTTTTGTCCAGAAGATTTACTCAAGGCTTCAAAGGAGACGAATTTAACGTCTACAGAGCCTTAAGAAGTATCAACCCCTCTCCTTACCTCTTCTTTTTTGACTACGGAGACTTCAAAATTTTTGGGTCTTCGCCCGAAGCACAAATAATTGTCAAAGATCGTAAGGCCGAAATCCATCCTATTGCAGGAACCTTTAAACGCACTGGCGATGACGAAAAAGATGCTGTACTTGCAAAACAATTGTCTGTAGATAAAAAAGAAAACAGCGAACACGTAATGCTTGTAGACTTGGCTCGAAATGATTTGAGCCGCAACGGGCATCACGTGCAAGTGGAGCGTTATAGAGAAGTACAATTTTTTTCGCATGTCATTCATTTAGTATCTAAAGTAACCGGCCATTTGCATGAAAAAGCCAACACCATGCAAGTAGTTGCAGATACTTTTCCGGCAGGAACTCTCAGCGGAGCACCCAAACACCGGGCCATGCAATTAATTGAACAGTACGAAAAAACAAACCGAAACTTTTATGGTGGTGCCATTGGTTTTATGGATTTTGAAGGTAACTTTAACCATGCCATAATGATTAGAACCTTTTTGAGCAAAAACCACCAATTACATTCGCAAGCAGGAGCCGGAATTGTAGCCAGCTCAGACGAAGAAAGCGAAATGCAAGAAGTATACAACAAACTAAGAGCCCTGAACGCAGCATTAGATCTAGCCGAAACCATCTAG
- a CDS encoding YceI family protein — MKKLKTIALALIVALTAVSVTAQTKKIDIQKSTISWVGKKVTGEHSGTVAFKDGTLLFRQNKLVGGTFTVAMQTLTATDLSGEYQQKLNTHLKSKDFFGTDTFPTAVLVFKRIKTKAKNLYTIAADLTIKGITNPVTFDLLVQPTTASTTLVVDRTKYDIKYNSASIFSTIGDKAIADAFQLTVSMQY; from the coding sequence ATGAAAAAATTAAAAACAATTGCACTGGCTCTAATTGTAGCTCTAACGGCAGTATCTGTAACGGCACAAACTAAAAAAATTGACATCCAAAAAAGCACCATTTCATGGGTGGGCAAAAAAGTAACTGGAGAGCATTCTGGTACGGTTGCTTTTAAGGATGGTACGCTTTTGTTTAGACAAAACAAATTAGTTGGTGGAACCTTTACGGTAGCCATGCAGACACTAACTGCTACGGATCTTTCTGGCGAATACCAACAAAAACTAAATACCCATTTAAAGTCTAAAGATTTTTTTGGAACCGATACGTTTCCAACTGCCGTTTTGGTATTTAAAAGAATCAAAACCAAAGCAAAAAATCTATATACCATTGCAGCAGATTTGACCATTAAAGGAATCACCAATCCAGTTACTTTTGATCTTTTAGTGCAACCTACAACTGCTAGCACAACTCTTGTTGTAGACAGAACTAAATACGATATCAAATACAACTCCGCAAGTATTTTTAGCACCATTGGAGACAAAGCCATTGCAGATGCGTTTCAGTTAACCGTTAGTATGCAGTATTAG
- a CDS encoding MarR family winged helix-turn-helix transcriptional regulator: MKIEDVIKTNTALTDAKKIILNVLYTQNIVAEKFHEILKPFELSSEQYNVLRILRGQKGNPVNMFTIQERMVAKTSNTTRLVDKLLLKNLVLRKVCPDNKRKIEVTITQKGLDILTELEPKVVAHEQYFASNLNPEERQTLNFLLEKYRNA, translated from the coding sequence ATGAAAATTGAAGATGTTATAAAAACCAATACGGCGCTTACGGATGCCAAAAAAATTATTCTTAATGTATTGTACACTCAAAATATAGTTGCAGAGAAGTTTCACGAAATTTTAAAACCATTTGAGTTATCGAGTGAGCAGTACAATGTTTTGAGAATTTTGAGAGGACAAAAAGGCAATCCTGTAAATATGTTTACCATTCAAGAAAGAATGGTTGCCAAAACAAGCAATACTACCAGATTGGTAGATAAATTATTATTAAAAAACCTGGTTTTGCGTAAGGTTTGCCCCGATAACAAACGCAAAATAGAGGTTACCATTACTCAAAAGGGATTGGATATTTTGACCGAATTAGAACCCAAAGTAGTTGCGCATGAGCAGTATTTTGCTTCTAATTTGAACCCAGAAGAACGCCAAACATTGAACTTTTTGTTAGAAAAATACCGAAACGCATAA
- a CDS encoding GNAT family N-acetyltransferase: MLIRKAVLSDAPALATCLLLAMDTILYRFIGQENYAQAEAFLLQFITQKNNQYSYQNCWVIQTESGVVAAANVYDGAQLVALRAPIIAYLKRHYHYSGVMEAETQPGEWYVDSLGVRVEAQGNGLGSQLLRFLIQKHVVDQQQTLGLLVDKANPEAKKLYLKLGFRIIRPTVLAGKPMEHLQIGPDFINLASKLF, translated from the coding sequence ATGCTAATCCGAAAAGCCGTTTTATCTGATGCTCCTGCTCTTGCTACTTGTTTGTTACTGGCCATGGATACAATACTGTATCGTTTTATTGGTCAAGAAAATTATGCGCAGGCGGAGGCTTTTTTGTTGCAATTTATTACCCAAAAAAACAACCAATATTCATACCAAAATTGCTGGGTGATACAAACTGAATCTGGGGTTGTTGCTGCGGCAAATGTGTATGATGGCGCGCAATTAGTGGCTTTGAGAGCGCCTATAATTGCCTATTTAAAAAGGCATTATCACTACAGTGGCGTTATGGAGGCCGAAACGCAACCAGGCGAATGGTATGTGGATAGTCTTGGGGTTCGGGTTGAGGCGCAAGGAAATGGTTTGGGTTCTCAATTGCTGCGTTTTTTGATTCAAAAACACGTTGTGGACCAACAACAAACTTTAGGTTTATTGGTTGACAAGGCAAATCCAGAGGCCAAAAAATTGTATCTAAAATTAGGTTTTAGGATTATTAGACCTACTGTTTTGGCAGGCAAACCTATGGAACATTTGCAGATTGGTCCCGATTTTATAAACTTAGCTTCTAAATTATTTTAA
- a CDS encoding bestrophin family protein, which yields MISYNPKDWITFIFRFHKADTFRQLIPMMLFIGLYAAAIAYLEIEYWVLPENSHVKNISIMHGMLGFVISLLLVFRTNTAYDRWWEGRKIWGSLVNNSRNLALKLSAILTEESDRAFFRKIIPSYASILNKHLKNEQTSKQLFDGVVLEHHNHRPNQVAKILFYKINELYMSKKITGDQLIILNHEIQSFTDICGACERIKNTPIPYSYSAFIKKFIFFYVMTLPFGYVFNLGYYVIPVVIFTFYVLASLELIAEEIEDPFGHDANDLPTKKIAENIKRHVEELL from the coding sequence ATGATCTCTTACAACCCAAAAGACTGGATTACCTTTATCTTTCGATTTCATAAAGCCGACACCTTTAGACAATTAATACCTATGATGCTTTTTATTGGTTTGTATGCCGCAGCAATAGCGTATTTAGAAATTGAATATTGGGTTCTGCCCGAAAATAGCCATGTAAAAAACATTTCTATCATGCATGGTATGCTGGGCTTTGTTATTTCTTTGTTGCTAGTTTTTAGAACCAATACGGCTTATGACCGATGGTGGGAAGGTCGAAAAATATGGGGTAGTTTGGTTAATAATTCTCGTAATTTGGCCTTAAAATTATCGGCTATTTTGACCGAAGAATCGGATCGAGCTTTTTTTAGAAAAATAATTCCTAGTTATGCTTCGATACTTAATAAACATCTAAAGAACGAACAAACTAGCAAGCAACTTTTTGATGGTGTAGTTCTAGAACACCACAACCACCGCCCTAATCAGGTTGCCAAGATATTGTTTTATAAAATAAATGAGCTGTATATGTCTAAAAAAATCACTGGAGACCAACTCATTATATTAAACCACGAAATACAATCGTTTACGGATATTTGTGGAGCCTGTGAGCGTATAAAGAACACTCCTATTCCGTATTCGTATAGTGCTTTTATCAAAAAATTTATCTTTTTTTATGTTATGACATTGCCCTTTGGGTATGTATTCAATCTTGGGTATTATGTAATTCCGGTGGTTATTTTTACTTTTTATGTTTTGGCTAGTTTGGAGTTAATTGCCGAAGAGATTGAAGATCCTTTTGGACACGATGCTAATGATTTGCCAACCAAAAAAATTGCCGAAAATATCAAAAGACATGTCGAAGAATTGTTATAA
- the recG gene encoding ATP-dependent DNA helicase RecG: MSNNLLLTPIEYLKGVGPTRGGLLRKELGIHKYGDLIQLYPNRYIDRTRYYKINELQDSAAEVQIVGKITHIKTVEFGKGKKRLVATFVDATGQMELVWFQGQKWVRESLKINEISVVFGKCSSFNGIYSIAHPEIELLTEHQTSLRSAMQAVYPSTETLANRGVSNRVINKIMQQLFQETQALFTETLPDYLLQELKLISKKDALLQIHFPKSSTALAQAQYRLKFEELFFIQLQLITKNLIQKHKIKGHPFAVVGTFFNGFYQHHLPFELTGAQKRVIKEIRTDMGSNAQMNRLLQGDVGSGKTIVAFMTMLLALDNGFQACLMAPTEILANQHFIGLSELAQKLDLNIKLLTGSSKIAARRTIQEELENGSLQILIGTHALLEDKVKFQNLGLAVIDEQHRFGVEQRSKLWKKNSIPPHVLVMTATPIPRTLAMSLYGDLDISVIDELPPGRKPIQTVHRFDSNRLKVWKFIRDQIAIGRQIYIVYPLIQESEKMDYKDLMDGYESISRDFPLPQYAISILHGKMKPADKDAEMKRFAEGKTNIMVATTVIEVGVNVPNASVMVIESAERFGLSQLHQLRGRVGRGADQSYCILMTSFKLSNDSKTRMETMVGTNDGFEIAEVDLKLRGPGNLMGTQQSGVLHLQIADIVKDKDILALARNHAMKILKEDAPLQKPEHAGMRAVYLELTKKKNIWNYIS, translated from the coding sequence ATGTCTAACAACCTCTTACTTACCCCTATAGAATACCTAAAAGGCGTGGGTCCCACTCGTGGCGGATTGCTACGCAAAGAGTTAGGAATCCACAAGTATGGAGATTTAATCCAGCTCTACCCCAACCGCTACATTGACCGCACCCGCTATTATAAAATTAACGAGTTACAAGACAGTGCTGCTGAGGTGCAGATTGTTGGCAAAATTACCCATATCAAAACGGTAGAATTTGGTAAAGGCAAAAAACGTCTTGTGGCTACCTTTGTAGATGCTACAGGCCAAATGGAATTGGTCTGGTTTCAAGGACAGAAATGGGTTAGAGAATCCTTAAAAATAAATGAAATAAGTGTGGTTTTTGGAAAATGCAGTTCTTTCAACGGAATTTACAGCATCGCACATCCCGAGATAGAACTACTCACGGAGCACCAAACCAGCTTGCGTTCGGCCATGCAGGCTGTCTACCCATCTACAGAAACCTTGGCCAATAGAGGGGTTAGCAACCGGGTTATTAACAAAATAATGCAGCAATTATTTCAGGAAACCCAAGCCTTATTTACAGAAACGCTTCCAGATTATTTACTGCAAGAATTAAAACTAATTTCTAAAAAAGACGCCTTATTACAAATTCATTTTCCTAAAAGCAGTACCGCTTTGGCACAAGCCCAGTATAGACTCAAGTTTGAAGAGTTGTTTTTCATTCAATTGCAATTAATTACCAAAAACCTAATCCAGAAACACAAAATAAAAGGGCATCCCTTTGCAGTTGTAGGTACTTTTTTTAATGGTTTTTACCAACACCATCTGCCTTTTGAACTCACGGGTGCTCAAAAAAGAGTAATCAAAGAAATACGAACCGATATGGGTAGTAATGCCCAAATGAATCGTTTATTACAAGGAGATGTAGGTTCCGGAAAAACCATAGTAGCTTTTATGACTATGCTACTGGCATTAGATAATGGTTTTCAGGCTTGCCTAATGGCACCCACGGAGATACTGGCCAACCAACACTTTATAGGTCTTTCAGAATTGGCTCAAAAGCTGGATTTAAATATAAAACTACTCACCGGATCTAGCAAAATAGCTGCCAGAAGAACCATACAAGAAGAACTAGAAAACGGAAGTTTACAAATACTCATTGGCACCCATGCACTGTTAGAAGACAAAGTAAAATTCCAAAATTTAGGGCTAGCCGTTATTGATGAGCAGCATCGTTTTGGGGTAGAACAACGCTCTAAATTATGGAAAAAAAACAGTATTCCGCCCCATGTTTTGGTCATGACCGCTACGCCAATACCCAGAACATTGGCCATGAGTCTGTATGGTGATTTGGATATTTCGGTAATTGATGAATTGCCTCCTGGCAGAAAACCCATCCAAACCGTACACCGCTTTGACAGCAACCGCCTAAAGGTTTGGAAATTTATACGGGATCAAATAGCTATTGGACGTCAGATCTATATTGTTTATCCCTTGATCCAGGAATCCGAAAAAATGGATTACAAGGATTTAATGGATGGCTACGAAAGTATTTCTAGAGATTTTCCGTTGCCGCAATACGCTATATCTATCTTGCACGGAAAAATGAAACCCGCAGACAAAGATGCCGAGATGAAACGCTTTGCTGAAGGCAAAACCAATATTATGGTTGCAACCACGGTGATTGAAGTTGGTGTGAATGTCCCTAATGCCTCGGTGATGGTTATTGAGAGTGCCGAACGTTTTGGACTCTCGCAGCTACACCAATTGCGGGGGCGTGTGGGGCGTGGTGCAGATCAAAGTTATTGCATTTTGATGACTAGTTTTAAACTCAGCAACGATAGTAAAACCAGAATGGAAACTATGGTAGGTACTAATGATGGTTTTGAAATTGCCGAAGTAGACCTCAAACTCCGAGGACCTGGTAACCTGATGGGAACCCAACAAAGTGGAGTGCTCCACCTACAAATTGCAGATATTGTCAAAGACAAAGATATTCTGGCTCTTGCTAGAAATCACGCCATGAAAATACTAAAAGAAGATGCGCCACTACAGAAACCAGAGCATGCAGGCATGAGAGCGGTATATTTGGAGTTAACCAAAAAGAAAAACATCTGGAATTATATTAGTTAA